A region from the Diorhabda sublineata isolate icDioSubl1.1 chromosome X, icDioSubl1.1, whole genome shotgun sequence genome encodes:
- the LOC130451232 gene encoding protein DENND6A, whose product MTDGDKLFENKIGDAWDNFHNWLYCICVVTFDLELGQALESIYPKHINLTKQEISNVCYLAFPDSNSGCMGDTNFIIRLQNNQGSKNLSNEHHNYNSKCPTALQVDASFYWGYVYFRQVKDITLPRGYFQKSVVILSFLPFNNLFSKICSYIAPEYFENGDITLEAVCYNIERWPPPRPGSTLNLPLLGSVFQTYIPLSTSANSTLPLLSEPGDNQIQTNVEDLNLFEILQPVLSHIHLLWELVIVSEPIVVMASSPTHCSSMVLALTRLISPLQYCGDYRPYFTIHDSEFKQFTNKSQGPPPVILGVTNPFFGKTLHHWPHTIRLSDDLGQAQKYKLKKTAPTKMIDTSPGVFTAYKPLLQKDKNFIKKLLSGISSKRPFEVQSALLRRHLLELTQSFMIPLERYIASLMPLQKSIHAFKAPPSPLPFNPDSFFATLESAGPQLTLNNTGIKGDWVALYKKFFRSPNFTAWFNARYSDLTLKLQALQTEALSNADLKLWAQGRPEVEIVDMVLRIQNNIKKCDQHVIPVSLAIKEKLNHRLNEIVSGLPDDLKNILHIS is encoded by the exons atgacAGATggagataaattatttgaaaataaaattggagatgcttgggataattttcacaattggTTATATTGCATATGTGTTGTAACATTTGATCTGGAACTAGGACAAGCTCTCGAG agtATCTATCCCAAACATATTAACCTTACAAAACAAGAAATCTCAAATGTATGCTATTTGGCATTTCCCGATTCCAATTCTGGTTGTATGGGAGatactaattttattataagactTCAGAATAATCAAGGTTCAAAAAACCTTAGTAATGAGCACCACAACTACAATTCCAAGTGCCCTACTGCGTTGCAGGTAGATGCCTCCTTCTATTGGGGATATGTATATTTTCGACAAGTCAAGGATATTACTTTGCCAAGgggatattttcaaaaa AGTGTTGtaattctttcttttcttcCATTCAACAACctatttagtaaaatttgtaGCTACATTGCTcctgaatattttgaaaatggagaTATTACTCTAGAAGCAGTATGTTATAATATTGAAAGATGGCCGCCTCCACGACCTGGCTCTACATTGAATTTACCATTGCTTGGCTCTGTTTTCCAG ACATATATTCCTTTGTCCACATCAGCAAATTCCACATTGCCTTTACTCAGTGAACCTGGTGATAATCAAATACAAACTAATGTTgaagatttgaatttattcgAGATTCTTCAGCCAGTTTTATCACATATCCATCTATTGTGGGAATTGGTTATTGTTTCTGAACCCATAGTGGTAATGGCATCATCTCCAACTCATTGTTCTTCAATGGTATTGGCATTAACAAG aCTCATCAGTCCCTTACAATACTGTGGTGACTACCGCCCTTATTTTACGATACATGACAGTGAATTTAaacaatttacaaataaaagtCAGGGACCACCCCCTGTTATTCTTGGAGTTACTAATCcgttttttggaaaaacgttACATCATTGGCCACATACAATAAGACTTAGTGACGATTTGG gACAAGCTCAGAAATACAAACTTAAGAAAACAGCTCCAACAAAAATGATTGATACTAGTCCTGGTGTGTTCACAGCTTACAAACCTTTAttacaaaaagataaaaacttcatcaaaaaattattaagtggAATTAGCTCAAAACGGCCATTTGAGGTGCAATCTGCTCTGTTGAGGAGACATTTATTAGAACTAACTCAGAGTTTTATGATTCCTTTGGAGAGGTACATTGCTAGTCTCATGCCACTCCAGAAGAGTATTCATGCATTTAAA GCACCGCCATCACCTTTACCTTTCAACCCAGACTCATTTTTTGCAACTTTGGAATCCGCTGGACCTCAGTTAACTTTAAATAATACAGGAATTAAAGGAGATTGGGTGGCATTATACAAGAAATTCTTCAGATCTCCGAATTTCACAGCCTGGTTCAATGCTAGGTACAGTGATTTAACTTTGAAATTACAAGCTCTCCAGACTGAGGCCTTGTCAAATGCT gaTTTGAAGTTGTGGGCTCAAGGTCGACCGGAAGTAGAAATAGTAGACATGGTCCTGagaatccaaaataatattaaaaaatgtgatcAACATGTCATACCTGTGAGTTTAGCCATCAAAGAAAAACTCAATCATCGTTTAAATGAGATTGTATCAGGACTTCCCGACgacttgaaaaatattctacatattTCATGA